The following proteins come from a genomic window of Frondihabitans peucedani:
- the priA gene encoding bifunctional 1-(5-phosphoribosyl)-5-((5-phosphoribosylamino)methylideneamino)imidazole-4-carboxamide isomerase/phosphoribosylanthranilate isomerase PriA, producing the protein MSEFTSTPALTLLPAVDVADGKAVRLTQGEAGTETSYGDPVDAAADWQEQGAEWLHLVDLDAAFGRGDNRALIRRVIHHVKGLHVELSGGIRDDRSLAEALETGVKRINLGTAALENPEWAAHAIAEHGDAVAVGLDVRGTTLAARGWTREGGDLWDVLARLEDAGCSRYVVTDVTKDGTLQGPNLDLLRQVMARTDRPVVASGGISSLDDLIALRELVPEGLEGAIVGKALYSGAFTLRAALDVASR; encoded by the coding sequence ATGAGCGAGTTCACCTCCACCCCCGCCCTCACCCTCCTCCCCGCCGTCGACGTGGCCGACGGGAAGGCTGTGCGCCTGACGCAGGGGGAGGCCGGCACCGAGACGAGCTACGGCGACCCTGTCGACGCAGCGGCCGACTGGCAGGAGCAGGGAGCCGAGTGGCTCCACCTCGTCGACCTCGACGCCGCCTTCGGCCGGGGCGACAACCGGGCGCTCATCCGCCGGGTCATCCACCACGTCAAGGGTCTCCACGTCGAGCTGTCGGGCGGCATCCGCGACGACCGTTCCCTGGCCGAGGCCCTCGAGACCGGCGTCAAGCGCATCAACCTCGGCACCGCTGCACTCGAGAACCCCGAGTGGGCGGCGCACGCCATCGCGGAGCACGGCGACGCCGTGGCCGTCGGCCTCGACGTCCGCGGCACGACGCTCGCCGCCCGCGGGTGGACGAGAGAGGGCGGAGACCTCTGGGACGTCCTTGCCCGACTCGAGGACGCCGGCTGCTCGCGCTACGTCGTGACCGACGTCACGAAGGACGGCACCCTGCAGGGCCCGAACCTCGACCTGCTGCGGCAGGTCATGGCCCGCACCGACCGTCCCGTCGTCGCGTCCGGGGGCATCTCGAGCCTCGACGACCTGATCGCCCTGCGGGAGCTCGTCCCGGAGGGGCTCGAGGGCGCGATCGTCGGCAAGGCCCTGTACTCGGGCGCCTTCACGCTGCGGGCCGCCCTCGACGTCGCGAGCCGGTGA
- the hisH gene encoding imidazole glycerol phosphate synthase subunit HisH, whose translation MSTALTGEPASGARPHVVVLDYGSGNVHSAIKALELAGADVELTADSAHVAAADGLFVPGVGAFSAVMSQLESVRGAEKIDRRLAGGRPVLGICVGMQVLFDRGVERGQTTEGLGEWPGSIEPLKSQVVPHMGWNTVDAPVDSQLFDGVRDERFYFVHSYAAQEWSLEGHGARKSPKVTWADHGGPFVAAVENGPLWATQFHPEKSGQPGIRLLTNWLQTL comes from the coding sequence GTGAGCACCGCCCTTACCGGCGAGCCCGCCTCTGGTGCCAGGCCGCACGTCGTCGTGCTCGACTACGGCAGCGGCAACGTGCACTCGGCCATCAAGGCCCTCGAGCTCGCCGGCGCCGACGTCGAGCTCACCGCCGACAGCGCACACGTCGCTGCGGCCGACGGCCTCTTCGTCCCCGGAGTCGGGGCCTTCAGCGCGGTGATGAGCCAGCTCGAATCGGTCCGCGGAGCCGAGAAGATCGATCGCCGCCTCGCCGGCGGCCGTCCGGTCCTCGGCATCTGCGTCGGCATGCAGGTCCTCTTCGACCGCGGCGTCGAGCGAGGCCAGACCACCGAGGGGCTCGGCGAGTGGCCCGGCAGCATCGAGCCGCTCAAGTCGCAGGTCGTGCCGCACATGGGCTGGAACACCGTCGACGCCCCGGTCGACTCTCAGCTGTTCGACGGCGTCCGTGACGAGCGCTTCTACTTCGTCCACTCCTACGCCGCCCAGGAGTGGTCGCTCGAGGGTCACGGAGCCCGGAAGTCGCCGAAGGTCACCTGGGCCGACCACGGCGGGCCGTTCGTCGCCGCCGTCGAGAACGGTCCCCTCTGGGCGACGCAGTTCCATCCCGAGAAGTCCGGGCAGCCGGGCATCCGCCTCCTGACCAACTGGCTCCAGACTCTCTGA
- the hisB gene encoding imidazoleglycerol-phosphate dehydratase HisB has protein sequence MTTESPTGSSAGAASLRRTASVSRTTSESSIELAIDLDGTGASSIDTSVPFYDHLLTALSKHSLIDLDVKATGDTHIDVHHTVEDIGIAFGTALREALGDKRGIRRYGDALVPLDEALVQAVVDVSGRPYLVHSGEPAGFELHLIGGHFTGSMVRHVFEAITFHAGLTVHVTVQGGRDPHHIAEAEFKAFARALRAAVEPDPRITGIPSTKGTL, from the coding sequence ATGACCACTGAGAGCCCGACCGGATCGAGCGCCGGCGCGGCGAGTCTTCGCCGCACTGCCAGCGTCTCGCGCACCACGAGCGAGTCGAGCATCGAGCTCGCGATCGATCTCGACGGCACGGGAGCCTCGAGCATCGACACGTCGGTCCCGTTCTACGACCACCTGCTGACGGCCCTGTCGAAGCACTCCCTCATCGACCTCGACGTGAAGGCCACCGGCGACACGCACATCGACGTCCACCACACGGTCGAGGACATCGGGATCGCATTCGGCACCGCCCTTCGAGAGGCCCTCGGCGACAAGCGGGGCATCCGCCGCTACGGCGACGCCCTCGTCCCCCTCGACGAGGCTCTCGTCCAGGCCGTCGTCGACGTGTCCGGCCGCCCCTACCTGGTGCACTCCGGCGAGCCCGCCGGCTTCGAGCTCCACCTGATCGGCGGGCACTTCACCGGCTCGATGGTCCGTCACGTCTTCGAGGCGATCACGTTCCACGCCGGCCTCACCGTCCACGTCACGGTGCAGGGCGGCCGCGACCCGCACCACATCGCCGAAGCCGAGTTCAAGGCGTTCGCCAGGGCTCTCCGCGCTGCTGTCGAGCCCGACCCGCGCATCACCGGCATCCCGTCGACGAAGGGGACTCTGTGA